A portion of the Hyphomicrobiales bacterium genome contains these proteins:
- a CDS encoding acyl-CoA dehydrogenase family protein yields MSLAEELTETPAQLIATAKRAVSALDQLFAEARMAVDAKVRRDGKIDGRLFDSAQHAAHGLAWLATYVEALRQLTAYAERLDAEGRFGEIEQLLCQIGFGEYLSQVAGGIPMSQGEFVRAPDLGLSHERIAALIGQPGVAELIGANTAEARARLIALLVPLDGASAYADAGLDETLEAFREEMRRFAADNVVPYAHSWHLNNEYVPLSIFAGLGELGVFGLTIPEEYGGLGVGKQSMCVVSEELARAYIAVGSLGTRAEIAGELILSGGTEAQKRKWLPKIASGEILATAVFTEPNTGSDLASLKTRAVRDGDVYRITGNKTWITHPVRADMMTLLVRTDPNSTGYRGLSMFLAEKPRGDDADPFPAPGMSGGEIEVIGYRGLKEYEIAFDNFEVKAENLLGEEEGQGFKQLMQTFESARIQTAARAVGVAQSAMDLGLRYAIERHQFGKPIVSFPRISDKIALMTAETMIARQLTYFAAREKDQGRRCDLEAGMAKLLAARVAWAAADNAVQIHGGNGFAQEYPISRVLCDARILNIFEGAAEIQAQVIARRILEGGN; encoded by the coding sequence ATGAGCTTGGCCGAAGAACTGACGGAGACACCGGCGCAGTTGATCGCAACGGCAAAGCGCGCCGTGTCGGCGCTCGACCAGCTCTTCGCCGAGGCGCGCATGGCGGTCGACGCCAAGGTGCGCCGCGACGGAAAAATCGATGGCCGGCTTTTCGACAGCGCCCAGCACGCGGCCCACGGCCTTGCCTGGCTTGCGACCTATGTCGAGGCTTTGCGCCAGCTTACGGCTTACGCCGAGCGGCTCGACGCGGAAGGCCGCTTCGGCGAGATCGAGCAGCTCCTGTGCCAGATCGGGTTCGGCGAATATCTGAGCCAGGTCGCGGGCGGCATCCCGATGAGCCAGGGCGAGTTCGTGCGCGCCCCCGACCTCGGCCTTAGCCATGAGCGCATTGCCGCGCTGATCGGCCAGCCCGGCGTCGCCGAGCTGATCGGCGCCAATACCGCCGAGGCCCGCGCCAGGCTGATTGCGCTTCTGGTGCCGCTCGACGGCGCCTCGGCCTATGCCGATGCCGGCCTCGACGAGACGCTCGAGGCGTTCCGCGAGGAGATGCGCCGCTTCGCCGCCGACAATGTGGTGCCATACGCCCATTCGTGGCACCTCAACAACGAGTATGTGCCGCTTTCGATCTTCGCCGGCCTCGGCGAACTCGGCGTCTTCGGCCTCACCATCCCGGAGGAGTATGGCGGGCTCGGCGTCGGCAAGCAGTCCATGTGCGTGGTCTCCGAGGAGCTTGCGCGGGCCTATATCGCCGTCGGCTCGCTCGGCACGCGGGCCGAGATCGCCGGCGAGCTGATCCTTTCCGGCGGCACCGAGGCGCAGAAGCGGAAATGGCTGCCGAAGATCGCGTCTGGCGAAATCCTCGCCACCGCCGTCTTCACCGAGCCCAACACGGGTTCCGACCTCGCCAGCCTCAAGACCCGCGCGGTGCGCGACGGCGACGTCTACCGGATAACCGGCAACAAGACCTGGATCACCCATCCCGTCCGAGCCGACATGATGACGCTTCTCGTCCGCACCGACCCGAACTCGACCGGCTATCGGGGTCTTTCCATGTTCCTGGCCGAAAAGCCGCGCGGCGACGACGCCGACCCGTTCCCGGCCCCCGGCATGTCCGGCGGCGAGATCGAGGTCATTGGCTATCGCGGCTTGAAGGAATACGAGATCGCCTTCGACAATTTCGAGGTCAAGGCGGAGAACCTCTTGGGCGAAGAGGAGGGCCAGGGCTTCAAGCAGCTCATGCAGACCTTCGAGTCGGCGCGGATCCAGACCGCGGCGCGGGCCGTCGGCGTTGCCCAGTCGGCGATGGATCTGGGGCTGCGCTATGCCATCGAGCGGCACCAGTTCGGCAAGCCCATCGTCAGTTTCCCGCGCATCTCAGACAAGATCGCGCTGATGACGGCGGAGACCATGATCGCCCGCCAGCTCACCTATTTCGCCGCCCGCGAGAAGGACCAGGGTCGGCGCTGCGATCTGGAAGCCGGCATGGCCAAGCTTCTCGCCGCGCGCGTCGCCTGGGCCGCGGCCGACAACGCGGTGCAGATTCACGGCGGCAACGGCTTTGCCCAGGAATATCCGATAAGCCGCGTGCTCTGCGATGCCCGCATCCTCAACATCTTCGAGGGCGCCGCGGAAATCCAGGCCCAGGTCATCGCCCGCCGCATCCTCGAAGGCGGCAACTAG